The nucleotide sequence AATTTATTTTCGAAACGGATCTGGAGCAGAAACGTGTAGGCGCGAATGAAATCTACTTCTGTCTTAAGAGAAACCAGTTCCTGGTCCCGCTGCTCGAGGATGTACCGATACACTTTAGACAACTGCTTGATGTATTGCTCGGAGAGGTCGGCATCCTCATGCACCATGGAGGTAAGAATGCTCAGGCTGTTGAAGAGGAAGTGCGGACTCAGTTGATGTTTCAGAGCCTCCACCTGGCTCAGGGCGGCTTCTTTCTCTGACTGCTCCGCCCGAAGCTGCACATCTTTCAGTTGCTGATAGGAGCGGGAAATGATGGTCAGATAGAAGGCGGATAACATGATGATCAGGTTAAATACCTTGTTCACCCGCTGCAAATAGGCGAACACTTCCGGAGTAAACGGCGGGGCGTGGTGCTGTTGGTGACCGTCAGCCTGAAAAATCAAGGAAAAAAGCGTTACGATAATTAGTTGAAAAACCTGAGCGTAAAGCAGAGCCAGCCCCAGCGAGATGAGCATGGTCAGTACCAGCGCTCGCCAGCTAAAATCAAGCAAAAAGTCTTCCCCAAACCAGCGGAATAGTTGAAGCTGAATCCAGTCTGTAGCCGTAATCCAGATAAAGTACAAGCCCATAGCGATCAGAACGACGACAGCTATCAGCGGTGCTATCTTCACCACCTTGTCCACACTGCGAACGGATTGCGGCAGATTAATATAGAGCAATAATGGTGAATACAACAGGAGTAGTCGGGTAGCTACCTGCCATTTTTGTCGGTACGTTAGAGGTACGGCCATGTTAGGTTATCAAAGACAATGGAGCCAATCGACTACTACCGTCCAAAAATGAAATAGGCAAACGAGTTTCGTTCCGGCTATTATTATGACAGAACAACCCTGATCAGAAAAGGCATAAAGCGGTGTCTGGTCAGGGTTGTTCTGTCATAGGACCTAAGCTGAAACGACTAATCAATAGCCGACTGGTGAGCATTAATCCTGTAAGGTTACCAGTTGATGGCTGGGAACCTCCGTTACGGTAAAGGCTTTTACGATACGTTCTTTGCCAACAGCGATTGACAATCGATAAACGCCTGTATTCAGCTTAGAAATATCAAACTGCTGCTTGATGCCATCGCGCAGGTTAACATTGGAGGAATAGAGGATATGTCCCTGGTCATCATTTAAGGCGACCGTAGCCGTCGCTGGCTGCGGAGCGACTACCAGTTTGACTTTATCCGTTCCGATCAGCGAGGCCGTTGCAACGGGTTTACTGGGTTCATTGGTGGTGGCAAACGATGCTGAACTGGCTGCCAGTCCTAACATCAGGAGAAGAATCTTTTTCATGATTTAGGTATTGAATGGGGTTAAAATTCCTGAACAACAAAGCTTTCGTTGGGATTGGCCTGAACCACAAACGTCTTCGTGAGCGTTTCATGACCCGTAGTGAGCGTCAACCGGTAAG is from Spirosoma taeanense and encodes:
- a CDS encoding T9SS C-terminal target domain-containing protein, whose product is MKKILLLMLGLAASSASFATTNEPSKPVATASLIGTDKVKLVVAPQPATATVALNDDQGHILYSSNVNLRDGIKQQFDISKLNTGVYRLSIAVGKERIVKAFTVTEVPSHQLVTLQD
- a CDS encoding sensor histidine kinase; its protein translation is MAVPLTYRQKWQVATRLLLLYSPLLLYINLPQSVRSVDKVVKIAPLIAVVVLIAMGLYFIWITATDWIQLQLFRWFGEDFLLDFSWRALVLTMLISLGLALLYAQVFQLIIVTLFSLIFQADGHQQHHAPPFTPEVFAYLQRVNKVFNLIIMLSAFYLTIISRSYQQLKDVQLRAEQSEKEAALSQVEALKHQLSPHFLFNSLSILTSMVHEDADLSEQYIKQLSKVYRYILEQRDQELVSLKTEVDFIRAYTFLLQIRFENKFEVSIELTPAQQNQYRIAPLSLQLLVENAVKHNRMSVNEPLRVRIYCQDDSLVIENLWLPRDQPEPSTGVGLQNIVNRYALLTNRPVSYGHQDKAFVVTLPLLS